The Juglans regia cultivar Chandler chromosome 6, Walnut 2.0, whole genome shotgun sequence genome contains the following window.
GGTAGAATAGCACCACtcttataagataatttcattaagatgagataagataaatcttttaattattatgaaaattaaaatatgaaaatatcaaattaaattcttgatttgatattatctctaACACAAACATTTTGGGGGAGAAAAAGCCAGGTGCGAGTTGCTTGGGCCGGCTTGAGCCAAAGATCAAGCTTCATTACCATTGTGAATAGTACTTTTTAAgagtgtaaactcaaaccggaaaactgaTCCgtaccggttttaccggttttgaaccggtccagtccggtctggaaccggtttttaaaatgtaaaaaccggccgatTCCGGTCGGGTTccggttttggaattttttggaccgtaccagttgattaaaaaataaaaaataatatttttatatataaattttatacaaaatattttaaatatatattaaatattaatataaataagttttatatataatgtataattataattataaatttatacattaaatgttaatttataatttcatatatatatatacatatatatgaaataatttcatattatattttataaattattacattaaatgttaatactaatatataagtttataaataatactaatagtctaatatagactatagattatagttatacttataattaatactaaaagtttttactaaaagattataactaatactaatacttataattaatattaaaagttttttttttctataaacaaatttttaataacaaattatgaaatttatatttaaaaaaaattaaaaaaccaaatcGTACCGGATCGAAAACGGGTAAAACTAAAAATACCGATTTAGAAAGATAATCGATGCATAAtcgattttaattttagataagaTCAATTACATCCCCTAATACTTTTGATGTCTTTTTTAGATGAGTTGGCTGATTACTGTGAAAAGGGGCAAGTGACtcccttttcaaaaaaaaagcCATCGAGTGACAAGTTTTCCTGACCTACTTTTGATACTTTGTCCTTTGACCCTAAAACCCCAAGAGGCCGCAATGATGTACTTTTAATGACTCGGGGAAGTCAACTACTCCAACCCACTACAAGGTCATTTTTTTGGCATTCAAGCACCTTGGTCACTAGGGTTTGTTGGGACTCCTTATCATTGATTGAGACTCCTTATAGAGTGCTACTTTAGGCTTCCTTCTCGTTAGAAGCAACGACCTCTGCCCATGAAGGAGTAAGGACCTCCTTAGCCGAGCCTGCCGTGGTTCCTTGACTTTCTATCATTCCGTGAGATACTTTTGAATTCCTTGTTAGCTCCCAAGGGCTCATGCAAGGGAGCGACAAAGTTTCTGTTAATGCAAATTTATTGGCACTCTACAATGAATGGCCGTTGAATAATGATCTTATCACTCTTTTACTACccttcaactatttttttttatttttttattttttatttttttatttaatagttaaagaattgattattaatgaaattatatattttttcttaatgattaaagatattaagaaaatactttaaataaaaaaaaacaaatatatatactaagaGTAGTAATTAAAGAGATGGTAAAAGGATTGCAAGCCTATCATTACCCATGTGTGTTATCTGCCCTTAGTAGAAGGGTAGGTAGGCAGGCCTATGCCTGTGCATGGGCGAGTTGGCGAGCTGGCCCCCAAGCCCCGCCCCCGCTCGATATTTGGGCCCAAAATctatttttgtagtttttggacCAATTTCAAAACCTATTCTTCACTTTGAAATTACAATtattaatacaaaatttaaaaatataaaaaaatatataaaattaaatattatctcTAAAGATAAACAAATCTAATAAAGGATCTAACTATTAATGAGAAGTATTACAGTTAGTAGTTACAAAgagatcttataaaagtaaacctTCAAACTAATTTAACTTCaaatgatatgttagatctactttacaataaaaataattttataatataatatactacatcAAACTAtataagtttgtaaatttatttttgtggaatCTTTTTGTAGTTAAATTAGTTCTCATAATTCTAACCTATTACAAAGTAGTATAAACTATTACACATTAATCTAAAACTAGTacaaattaaactaaaaatattataaattgttaaaTAACTTGAATGAATAACAATGTTATAAcaattgaaatatattaaaaaaaaaacaaagataaataaGAAATCATTTGCCAACATAAAAttggcaaaaacaaaaaagaggatATGAATAATATGAtgtctaaaaaagaaaagaacgtaaattaagaaaaactaataaCTAATAACACAAGTACAAactaaaaagaattaattaacaaatcaaTGGTGTATAAAAGTCAGACTATCAATGTTCTTCGAGTTCTGCCAGAGCAATTGAAAAATTGTCCCTATTAGGCTATcgaatagtatattttattttattttatgtatttttttaatcatcataaatattttttaaaaaataaaaaaaattcataatatcattaaaaaatattttcttaattactaaattaaaaaaaaaaaaaaaatcattcgagACACTTTTTAAACCTCGAATTCGGAATCCGAAACATTTCTCAAGTTGTTACTTTGAAACGCTGCTCGAGCTTAGCCGAGCTTGAGCAAACCAAACAGGATTAGTTGGCTGCTAGCCAACCAAAAGCTAGCGGAGGCACGCGCGTGGCTTCGATAAGGAATACTACTTGGGTCTTTGAAAATCTGAAAGATCGGATTCATGTGATCTTGTCATCGTCATGGTGTCCAAGGATTTGAGCAACTTATCGTAGCTCTCCCCACGGCAAGTTCCCTTTGGATGAGCAAGCTGTTATAAACCTGATCTCTACTGCCTAGGACGTTGATGGTATAGGCCGTGATTCTAACTCCATCGCAGCCGTAACTTTGCCGGGGAGAGATACGATAAGTTGCCCAAATCTAACGTAATGCTCGATGTTGATGGTCTAGGTTATTCTTACTACTCTATCGTAGCCCTATCTTTGGATATGCATTGGGAttaatcggtccggtccagttctATCTAATTTTAAgcatgttttaaaattaaactgatatatattatatatatatatatattttttttttatatgaatatataactCGAAAGTATATCTTTTTACAGTTCAAAGCAAAATAATAcacttgaaatatatatttctatttacttttatattaaaaaaaaagagaatgaattttctattattttattttttaatattatatttcatttcaattattaaattaattgaaatgaatagtaaaaactATAAAGAAAGTTTCTTTGTCACATCTGCTCTCCATCCCATTTTCAGAACAAAAATATCGCATGGATGGATATAGAAATGGAACTGTTATGGGTCCGAATTGGGATCCAAAATGTGtcccaaatagatttttttttttcttctttttttatgtatttttttaatcatcataaacatttttttaaaaaaataaaaaaatcacaatatcattaaaaaatatttttttaatcattcggtaaaaaaaaaaaaatacattcggGACACAGATTGGATCCTGAATTTGGGATCCAAAGCATTTTCTAATGGAAATATTTGGTACCTAATCAATGATCTgataaattagaaattatatatattatataaatatatataataaatatatatctatttatatataaatatataaatatagatataaaatattataaatataaaatataaattgatcaTGTCTTGTGTTTtggaattcaaataaaaaaaaaatattcacctATTACACTTTTAAAtcgatttttcttcttcttcttcttcttcttattttatatatatatatatatatattttcatcccTAGATGTGCATATCACTATCTAGACCAAGCAGGACGCTGATGTTGAAAGGCCCAAGTTGATGCAAGCAAACATCTGAGCAGCTCCCCTTCAAAATTGGCCTAGACATCGATGCAGCCCTGGCACGCGATGACGTTGAGCGAGCGTCCCGTTTCGATTAACAAATTATCTGAActcatctatttttattattataatttttttaaattttaatttaatttttttaaatttaaaaataataataatattaaaaaataatattttaacaatattttatttaacttataatttttatttaaaattatctcgtctcatctcacaATCTAAACAGagacttataattttctttgtttctcatGATATGCATGTATATGTGGATacttagtaatattttattcaattttaatttttatttaaaatcatttcgtctcatctcaccatccaaacagaGCCTTACAATTTTCTTTGTCTCTCATGATATGCATGTATATGTGGACAGTTTTAAGAGTCGtttgaataataaattgagataagataaattaaaataaaaattataagttaaataaaatattattaaaatattattttttaatattattattaatttaaaattttaaaattttaaattatttattatattatataaaaattaaaaaaaattataataataaaataaaataagacaaTTTCATTATCCATACGGCCCTAATGCACAAATTcttgtataaaaaatacatggTCCCTTTCCCTCTAAATATCTTATGTGCTGACCTGGTGCCTTGCCGGGAAATGGACCCGAGAAAAGTCTTTGGTGCCTTTCCAACCCCAAATCCAAATGAAATATCTTtaccttaaaataaaatcaagaaaaaatctgaaatcatGATGATCAAGAGATCACTGACTAAAAGCAtttactatatttttaaaattctgcTCAGACTTAGGGAATATACTTTTTAGTACTATTGAgcactttaaaatttttttgagtttaataACGAGAATCCTTTTATTTATAATGCATCATTTGCAAATGCAATTCCGCAATGAATTATATCGATGCTAATGAGCATACAtatttttgcaacaaaattaAACCGTTGCTAATGGTTAAAAACTTTTTGCAATGCAAAAATGTCGTTTTTTCAACCCGAGATATTTTTGCTAACtgaaggtctcgtttgtttttagaaaatatttcatttaattattataattttctcaatttttaatataaaataaaataaataattcaactttttaaaattttaaaataaaaaaaatattaaaaaatattttataataatattttatttaattttttaattttaatcttatctcatttcattttatttgtaaaaataaacgaggcccattctaaatccaaaattttttgCAATGATTGTTTTGGAAAGAAGTTTTTTCGTTACCATTGTATCcatttaggtttcgtttggtttcataaatcctctcaattcatctcaactcttcattacaattttttcaaatctcaacataaaatataataaacaattcaattttttcaaatccaaaaataataataatattaaaaaataatattctaacaatattttatcatctcaattcaactcaactcaactcaactcaactcacttcaacatctaaacacaaccttaaaaaaaaatgtatacgTTATggcaatgaaaaaatattggttgTAAAAAGCCTTTTTTGTTGTAGGCTTGTAGTCACACTAACGCGTTGACTGCCGGTCAAACGTGGAAAAGATACCGCGGGAATATGGAAACTATCAATACCATTGTTGTGAGACCTGGAGAGCTGCTCATTTCAGACCTGTGCTATCCAAGACCCCCCAAGTCTTGAACCTTTTACTGGGTCGTCGTCTTATTCATATGTCTctttcatgtcatgtcaaaTCTGGAAGAGTATAAAGTTAGTGAGTTTTTCTTCTTCGAATTTTCCAGGCACGTGCTTTAGACTTGTCTTTGTATAATGCCTTTAATTATCTGCACACAAAACATTCTTCTTACTCTTATCATGTTGCTGTGTTGaagcaatgagagagagattagaaTATCACATGTGGAGTAATCATCTCCattgtttcttattttactGTCTTTgacacttattatatatatatatatatatataaaataatattatacatcacattatcatcttattttgatcatattaaatagtatgtggcacattcattattattagatgataaaaaaacatgtaataaatgatcatttaataatgataaatatatcacatcatatttagtggaatgaaaatgaaatagtagtatagtgtataaaattttatatatatatataatacaattcaTATCAGAATCGGAAACAATCATAACAAtcataataaattcaaattcatgacatataataaTAGTAACGTTAGAAAACTATTTGGAATGAATAGTATGATAGATCAAACAactaaatttgattttgttcaaaaggaagatttttttttttgtttttaacttgaACCTGaatcatttatttattcattattaaaatatcttttatatgtatgtacgtacgtacgtacgtatcttttatattatttttgacaCTTTGTAATTTTGGTTTCATGTCTATGACTTTTTAGATTTGGATTTTGGCATTTTTTGAATATGTATAAACTTGTAACTACGATTTTTCTTCGTGAATAAAGGTTATCAATAACATTAAGTTAccgttttgtttttatataaaaaaaaatgtatgaatatTCAAAGGAATCTTTATTGCTCTGAAAATGTCATCTATAAAACGACAGGACCACTCCAAAAGTTTCTATCAGAAAGACTCTATTTGCtgaagttataatttttttctttggcaTAAAAACCTTGACAGTTTTAATGATCTGGGAAGGGATGGAAGGCTTCTTAATTGTTCCCAGAAGTAGAAAGTAGAAGTAGCCTATGTTCATCGTATATATGAGCTTTATATTCAGTGATTCTTCATTTTACAAAGCTAGGCGTTCTCTGCTAATTCCAAGTATGAAGGCTCAAATCAAATTGATTTTGGCGCCCATATAGCACTTCTTCTTACCGGGTTTCTTAAATCTGCTTTGCTGTTGATGAACTTGCTCTCGGCCTTCTCTTCTTGACTTGGTTGGCTGCGGAACAGGCTACAGCTGCTTGGTACTTAATGCCGGAACTCAACTTTGTAAAATCATAGGAATTCTTTGTCGATAGCTGCATGTCTTGGAATTTGGGTTGCTGCTGGTTCAGATCATTTCGACcgttttttacaaaaaaacgtttcttatatttttctgcaaaactttttttcctgttttttgttatctttttgtGGGACTCTGTTTACTATAATAGTTGGATTTCAAGCCCTCGCTGGGGCCATATGATCTAAGACTTGGAACACCTGGATTCACCACAAGtttattgctttattttgtGGGCGTGCTAGAAATTTCATGCCTTTCTATCCTAGTTTTGCGACAACAGAAGATAACTGTAATTCTCTTTGATTGACCAAAGTAAATCAGGATTTTTCTGCGAGTTTTGTTATCGGAATAGACTACCCATTTTAGCCAATTGGTATACAAACAGAGCATCTGGGTTCGTGTTTtcattgatttttgttgttatttttttgcctttttctaATGTTTCTAGCCGTCTGAGTACAGTCTTGCTATTTGTGTAATATTGATGGAAGAGAAATGGTAGTATCCGACTGAGTTTGTCCCTATCTTTGCCggctaatgtatttttttatttttttatttattgattaaagaagtgattttgaatgtattagtatatttttttattttttaaaaatatttaaatatgttaaaaaaatataaaaataaaaagaaaaatttgtgCTAGCGGCACGCCCAGCGGTCATTGCTGGGCGGCAGCCTAGCACTACTCTTGATAGAATTGCTATTGTAGATATTCGGAAGTAGTGGAAGTtgtatgatttattaatttctgaaaaaaaaaaaagaaaaaaaagctcaATTTAAGCAAATAAATTGATCATGTCATTTTGCAGATTGAAGATACTCTATTATTGGATGGAGGACAATGGTGCTGAAGTCGTTGAGCTTCGATATTATTGTACAATTAAGGTGAATAATCGTCTCTGGGTAATTGGAAATAAGTTTTATCATCAATCATAGAAGTTACTCATTTAATATGCCTTCATATGCATTCATTCATTTACTAGACCCAAAGAAAGAACTTCTTCTGTTGTTTCATGAAATCTCAAGGTTTAACACAAGCCTATGAGATTATAGtcttttaattgatttttttttccttttctggcGAGATGACAGTGGTTGAACACGTAGTAGGCCAAATATGAAGTAAGGATTAAGCAAATATGTCACTTCTAGGATAGGCAACCATATATATAGTAGCAGGACTTCTAGTTAAACTTTATTAATGTAACTCTCTTGGAATGgtggtattagaaaaaatacatgaagaacTTCATCTTAACAGGACAAATATAGCAGATTGGTTATGATTGTAATTGTTGGAGTTCCTCATGTTATGGAGTTTTatcaaataataacaataataatgagTGGTTGATACAGTATTGCTGACCCAAATCGATTGGTTTAAGCTTCTGGCTGTAAGTAATATcgcaatatatatttatatataatgttatgCCCGGCCTAAGCCTAATAACTACTCCAAGTGTTTCACTCCCTAACTAGTGGTGTTAGAGCTGATGGTTTGACAGGAGAAGTGTGATTAAGAGCATTTAGCTTGTATGATTAAGCGGTCTCCTGTAGTTATGAGTGTTTGATTCTAGGGTGTGATTTGCGTGGCACTTTCCAAAAGAGCATATATGGGGTGGAGATTTCTGAGTTTCAAGAGTGTTGGATTCTCATATCATGTAGAAGAAACAAAAGTCCCTCTTTAAgtatttcttgttcttttttcctAATAGAATGTATAACTCATACACAAATGTTGAAGTTTTCTTTAATGAAATTTTCCAAACCCTCATGGGCAGCTCTGGGTTAGAGTTCACTGGTCTTGATGTTAGTCCCTATCAGTACATAGATAATTGATTCTAGGTTGTCAACCATTCTAAAATGTACAGAAGTGTTGGCTAACTATATTTCAAACCATCCAGAGGGATAAGGCTTTATGGTTCTGTTAATGTATTTCTTTAACTTTGTTTATTTCAAATTTCCCTGTTCTGCTACAACTTTCTGACTAAATTTCAATGCATGCAGGTTCATCATTTAATGTGTTTAGAACTCAAAAAATTCATTGACAGAATCTCGGAAATATTGCCAGCCATCGAGTCTGCCCGGCCAGGATGCACATTGGGAATAGAGGCAATGTGCACAATAAAACTTGCAATGGATAAAGCAAAATTACTTATACAGCACTGCTCAGAGTCTAGTAAACTCTACCTGGTACATATTTTGCTGATatattctcttgtatacattctGTGTAGTTGGGCTATGCCTctgtttatcaataaaatttgctATTACCTatacaaaaacatatttttctgaCATAGTTTGGACACAATTGGGGtctttgaaacaaaaatatctGCATTCATACAAATTTTCATCTGTTAGTGTGCAAACCTGAATTTCTAACGAGTACGAGAAGCAGATGTCTTATCCTCTTCTAACGTtgctcttaaaataaataaagccaaGCAATAAGAATGAAGATTGCATTTTTTAGTTACTGATAATCGTCTCAGGATAGtgtttgttattttataaaatctggtAAAACCAACCTGAATGTATGGTAACGTTATTACAGCTTTAAACCATATAGAAGTTGATTACTGTAGTTGAACAACACCAATAACTTTTGCATCTTGGTTACCGTTgtcatttcaatatttttctttttattccatTTTGAAGTGACCTTTTGCTGAGGATACCAAGGAATCAATTTATTATCAGTTAAAGTGAATTGTATAACTCCCATGCAACATCTCTGATTGTTTCCTTTCACTTATGTCCACTATTTTAACAGTAACAAGAATCCTAAGATCAAATACCTGAGGAGAGCTACCTGATTATTATGCTAATCTTTCATTAAAAGGTCgtgttttcaaatttgattgtTGCCTTATTCTAACTCTTGTTTATTGCTCAATGAACATGTGATTATTAATGCCACAAACTATAATAGATGAGTTGACACCTTTCCAAGTTGTAAAGTACATTTTAAAGGCATGCACTGCGTTCAGTCCTATTCATATTTGTATGTATCTTCTCATGGCTTTTATTTGCATCGTTCTTCACTAttaaattgttaatattttCAGGCAATTACAACAGAGAGGATAGTTTCCAGATgtaagaaaatacaaaagactTTGGAAGTATCTTTgagtcaaattcaaaatatggtCCCATTGCTGTTGGCTGGAAAGGTTTGCAATACTTCGAGcccttatattatatatatttaggtaaTGGTGAATAATCCGAgattttcaaattcattttgttCTAGATTTCAATGCATGGCTTTGCAGGTTGTATTCCCTTCGATGCCTCAGTAGTAGTCTCCTTCCCAATCAACTTTTCCTCATTAACGGTGTTGAATGGAGTAGAGAATTAAAAGACTTGAGTGGCTTAGTCTACACACCTCTGATGGCTCTACTTCATAATGCAGGCTCCACATGCTCATGCAGTATGAAACAGAACATAATTAACTTTGACTGTTGTTTTAAAGGATCCTTACTTGTTTCACAGAGTTTTAAAATGGACTCTGCTGAAAGAGTCTcagtttccttcttcttcttcatcccttttatttttattttttctgtcttgcttttattttggcaattctaatttttaaaattgttagcTGTATTTTTTGATGACCTTATATTGTATATTCTGTCTTAAGTAGTCCCAGTCACTACATTTTATGTCTGGTCGGTGCACTTTTTAATCCCTCAActaaatattcaaattgaaCATTCTCTGTAGATATCTGGAATTGCCCTTGATCTTAAGCGCACAAAGTTTCCCATTGAACCTGCTGAAGAAGAGGCTGGGAAGGTTATATTAGGACTGCTTCGACAAGCAATTCCTGTGTCCAATTCTGTGAATGATTTAGAACTCAAGGCTGTTCGACTTGCAGCTTTGACACTAAAAATTACATCCCCTTCTGCAGTTTTGATAGAGAGAAGATCTATTAAGAGTTTACATGATAAAGCCCCTGACACAGACCCtaagaaaaaaatcttgaaGTGGCTCTTCTATCTTTTGAGGAAATATGGAGAAATAATTGGACGATACCAGGATGATGGCAGCCATATGCAGTGTGATGAGACTCAAGCCGATGACTTTGGAACACCCGGAACTCCTCCCAAGGAGTTCAAGTGTTCCATCTCTATGCAGGTGATGCATGATCCAGTGATTATTGCTTCTGGGCTGACATTTGAACGATTTTGGATAGAGCAGTGGTTTAATGAGGGTAACCAGACATGCCCTATAACTCAAATGACGCTTGACAACTTGTTCATGACTCCAAACTCTGTACTGAAGGAACTCATATCAGCTTGGTCTTCCAAGCAGGGGATTACTATTCCTGACCCATATTTAGAACCAAATATTTCCTCTCTTGTCTCCCTGGATTCTTCATTTTCCAGTTCCATTGCCAGCATTCCTAGTTCTGTGAATAACTTGAACCTTCAACTTAGTGCTGTGTCCATACGCTCTTCAGGTACTGATGATGTTCCAGAAATTTTAGACCACTTTAGTGAAAGCAGATTAAGTTGTAGGCATAGACAGAAGAATGCAGTTTCTCAAGAACTTAACAACTCTACAGAGAGTTATGGAAACATGTTGGCTTCTCTTTCCAGACTTGCTGCACTTTCATGGGGATCACAGTGCAAGACAGTTAGAGATGTGAACAAAACACTTCAGGAAAATAAACACGCATGTCATACTACAATTTCCAACAGTTGTGTCGAACCTTTGATTAAATTTTTGAAGGATGCACATGAATTAAATGATGTAAAACAACAGAGAGATGGAGCAGAGGTGCTGTTGACGATTTTGAGAAATAACAGGTGATAATTCTTTTGCAtggatagtttttttcttcttttctgcaGATTATAGCTTTAATTATGAGCCTTTATGGTCTCAAGGCATGAGGCTTTCCAGTTTTTCTTGAAATGAGAAAAATTGAAACAGAGTAGCATAGGATT
Protein-coding sequences here:
- the LOC109008018 gene encoding U-box domain-containing protein 5-like isoform X2 gives rise to the protein MEDNGAEVVELRYYCTIKVHHLMCLELKKFIDRISEILPAIESARPGCTLGIEAMCTIKLAMDKAKLLIQHCSESSKLYLAITTERIVSRCKKIQKTLEVSLSQIQNMVPLLLAGKISGIALDLKRTKFPIEPAEEEAGKVILGLLRQAIPVSNSVNDLELKAVRLAALTLKITSPSAVLIERRSIKSLHDKAPDTDPKKKILKWLFYLLRKYGEIIGRYQDDGSHMQCDETQADDFGTPGTPPKEFKCSISMQVMHDPVIIASGLTFERFWIEQWFNEGNQTCPITQMTLDNLFMTPNSVLKELISAWSSKQGITIPDPYLEPNISSLVSLDSSFSSSIASIPSSVNNLNLQLSAVSIRSSGTDDVPEILDHFSESRLSCRHRQKNAVSQELNNSTESYGNMLASLSRLAALSWGSQCKTVRDVNKTLQENKHACHTTISNSCVEPLIKFLKDAHELNDVKQQRDGAEVLLTILRNNSEMLLFDTDGIYVLASYIETEITGEVLAIIEVLSSQPKYKSMIVASGVLPSILKVLDTKTRDFHSIAMKILCNLSFNCDVGYHIVYLDCIPKLIQLLGDPYLAPFCIEIIRNLRSIEEVRIAVAETSSCISDISLILETGTKEEQEHAAGVLLFVCREHADFRQLVMRDTIIQSLADMSLNGNSRGKEFASELLQLLENVKDDPPECSIPEIDLALLDISSSSSCQYEDKKPSYRSFWFFGRILSLF
- the LOC109008018 gene encoding U-box domain-containing protein 5-like isoform X1; this encodes MEDNGAEVVELRYYCTIKVHHLMCLELKKFIDRISEILPAIESARPGCTLGIEAMCTIKLAMDKAKLLIQHCSESSKLYLAITTERIVSRCKKIQKTLEVSLSQIQNMVPLLLAGKISGIALDLKRTKFPIEPAEEEAGKVILGLLRQAIPVSNSVNDLELKAVRLAALTLKITSPSAVLIERRSIKSLHDKAPDTDPKKKILKWLFYLLRKYGEIIGRYQDDGSHMQCDETQADDFGTPGTPPKEFKCSISMQVMHDPVIIASGLTFERFWIEQWFNEGNQTCPITQMTLDNLFMTPNSVLKELISAWSSKQGITIPDPYLEPNISSLVSLDSSFSSSIASIPSSVNNLNLQLSAVSIRSSGTDDVPEILDHFSESRLSCRHRQKNAVSQELNNSTESYGNMLASLSRLAALSWGSQCKTVRDVNKTLQENKHACHTTISNSCVEPLIKFLKDAHELNDVKQQRDGAEVLLTILRNNSSEMLLFDTDGIYVLASYIETEITGEVLAIIEVLSSQPKYKSMIVASGVLPSILKVLDTKTRDFHSIAMKILCNLSFNCDVGYHIVYLDCIPKLIQLLGDPYLAPFCIEIIRNLRSIEEVRIAVAETSSCISDISLILETGTKEEQEHAAGVLLFVCREHADFRQLVMRDTIIQSLADMSLNGNSRGKEFASELLQLLENVKDDPPECSIPEIDLALLDISSSSSCQYEDKKPSYRSFWFFGRILSLF
- the LOC109008018 gene encoding U-box domain-containing protein 5-like isoform X3; amino-acid sequence: MQAPHAHAISGIALDLKRTKFPIEPAEEEAGKVILGLLRQAIPVSNSVNDLELKAVRLAALTLKITSPSAVLIERRSIKSLHDKAPDTDPKKKILKWLFYLLRKYGEIIGRYQDDGSHMQCDETQADDFGTPGTPPKEFKCSISMQVMHDPVIIASGLTFERFWIEQWFNEGNQTCPITQMTLDNLFMTPNSVLKELISAWSSKQGITIPDPYLEPNISSLVSLDSSFSSSIASIPSSVNNLNLQLSAVSIRSSGTDDVPEILDHFSESRLSCRHRQKNAVSQELNNSTESYGNMLASLSRLAALSWGSQCKTVRDVNKTLQENKHACHTTISNSCVEPLIKFLKDAHELNDVKQQRDGAEVLLTILRNNSSEMLLFDTDGIYVLASYIETEITGEVLAIIEVLSSQPKYKSMIVASGVLPSILKVLDTKTRDFHSIAMKILCNLSFNCDVGYHIVYLDCIPKLIQLLGDPYLAPFCIEIIRNLRSIEEVRIAVAETSSCISDISLILETGTKEEQEHAAGVLLFVCREHADFRQLVMRDTIIQSLADMSLNGNSRGKEFASELLQLLENVKDDPPECSIPEIDLALLDISSSSSCQYEDKKPSYRSFWFFGRILSLF